A portion of the Tepidanaerobacter syntrophicus genome contains these proteins:
- a CDS encoding aspartate-semialdehyde dehydrogenase, which yields MKKKYNVAIVGATGAVGQTMLQILEERNFPVNNILPLASSRSNGNVIKFCGKEVKVQEASPSSFSGIDIALFSAGKSVSTELAPEAVKHGAVVIDNSNAFRLDNEVPLVVPEVNPEDLRGHKGIIANPNCSTIQMVVVLKPIHDVAKVKRVVVSTYQAVSGTGLEAIEELKTQSKAILEGEKAIKNEVYPYQIAFNTLPHIDVFDDTGYSLEEWKMVHETRKILDDTIAVTATTVRVPVMNCHSEAVNVETYEKISVEKVREILAKAPGVKVEDAPKELKYPMPIYVSGKDDVYVGRIREDFSIDCGLNLWIVGDNLRKGAALNAVQIAETMIKDNLI from the coding sequence ATGAAGAAAAAGTACAATGTGGCCATAGTCGGAGCTACTGGAGCAGTAGGACAAACCATGCTGCAAATTTTAGAAGAGAGAAACTTTCCTGTAAACAACATTCTTCCCTTAGCTTCATCTAGATCTAATGGAAATGTCATAAAGTTTTGTGGAAAAGAAGTAAAAGTCCAGGAAGCCTCCCCTTCTTCTTTTAGTGGGATTGATATAGCACTTTTTTCTGCCGGAAAAAGTGTAAGCACAGAGCTTGCTCCGGAAGCTGTAAAACACGGAGCTGTTGTAATAGACAACAGCAACGCATTTAGATTAGACAATGAAGTGCCACTTGTAGTTCCAGAAGTCAACCCTGAAGACCTTAGGGGACACAAGGGCATAATTGCAAATCCGAACTGTTCTACAATCCAAATGGTTGTTGTTTTAAAACCAATTCATGATGTGGCAAAGGTTAAAAGAGTTGTTGTTTCAACATATCAAGCCGTATCAGGTACAGGGCTTGAGGCAATAGAAGAATTAAAAACCCAATCAAAAGCTATTTTAGAAGGAGAAAAAGCTATTAAAAATGAAGTGTATCCTTATCAGATAGCATTTAACACATTGCCTCATATTGATGTTTTTGATGATACAGGCTACAGCCTTGAAGAGTGGAAAATGGTGCATGAAACCAGAAAGATTCTAGATGATACTATCGCGGTGACTGCTACCACTGTAAGGGTGCCGGTAATGAATTGCCATTCGGAGGCAGTTAATGTGGAAACATATGAAAAAATTTCTGTGGAAAAGGTCAGAGAAATACTTGCGAAAGCACCTGGTGTAAAAGTGGAAGATGCGCCAAAAGAACTAAAATACCCCATGCCAATATATGTTTCAGGAAAAGACGATGTATATGTAGGCAGAATTAGAGAAGACTTTAGCATAGATTGCGGTTTAAATCTTTGGATAGTAGGAGACAACCTGCGAAAAGGCGCAGCCTTAAATGCAGTGCAAATTGCTGAAACTATGATAAAAGACAATTTAATATGA
- a CDS encoding aspartate kinase yields the protein MAIIVQKFGGTSVKSPENRRAALGHIAKAKNMGYDVVVVVSAMGRMGDPYATDTLIHLLKTEGGGEVSPKKKDLIMACGEIISTAVMASYIESQGFKTEAMTGFQAGILTTADFGNAEIIKVDPKPIKEKLREGNIVVVAGFQGQTEKGEITTLGRGGSDTSAAALGGYLEAELVEIYTDVPGIAVTDPRIVPEAPFISKISYDEVIAMADNGAKVIHPRAVKAAKKFNTPLKVKSTFEEDGGTIIGPAESDLTISGIPLQRNLVEAKFSRADKYNDKETEKLLKLSCDGSVYLDSAGASIVLIDSEQEKSAKILAEELKSNVEFYHDIAKVSVVYKSTVDSRMLNKEITELFLENNIPVVIHQSRNNCSKFIINDKDATKAVDIIFHRYF from the coding sequence ATGGCCATTATCGTACAAAAATTTGGGGGAACATCTGTTAAATCCCCTGAAAACCGCAGAGCTGCTTTGGGCCATATCGCTAAAGCAAAAAATATGGGATACGATGTAGTGGTTGTGGTATCCGCAATGGGAAGAATGGGAGATCCTTATGCTACAGATACATTAATACATCTTTTAAAAACCGAAGGAGGAGGAGAGGTTTCTCCAAAGAAAAAAGATCTTATTATGGCATGCGGCGAAATTATTTCAACTGCGGTTATGGCTTCATATATAGAATCACAAGGCTTTAAAACCGAGGCAATGACGGGATTTCAGGCAGGCATTTTAACGACTGCGGATTTCGGTAATGCCGAGATAATAAAAGTTGATCCAAAGCCAATTAAAGAGAAACTTAGAGAAGGCAATATAGTCGTTGTAGCAGGATTTCAGGGTCAGACAGAAAAAGGAGAAATCACAACCTTAGGCAGGGGCGGAAGTGATACATCTGCAGCGGCATTAGGAGGATATCTCGAGGCAGAACTGGTGGAAATATATACTGATGTGCCCGGAATAGCTGTTACCGATCCGCGAATTGTTCCGGAAGCTCCTTTTATCTCCAAAATATCCTATGATGAAGTTATTGCAATGGCTGATAATGGCGCAAAAGTAATTCATCCCAGGGCTGTAAAAGCTGCAAAAAAATTTAATACCCCCTTAAAAGTTAAATCTACTTTTGAAGAAGACGGCGGCACTATCATCGGACCTGCAGAGAGCGATTTAACTATTTCAGGTATACCCCTTCAAAGAAATCTTGTGGAGGCTAAATTTAGCAGAGCGGATAAATATAATGACAAAGAAACTGAAAAACTACTTAAGCTCAGCTGCGACGGTTCCGTCTATTTAGACAGCGCAGGGGCAAGCATAGTATTAATTGACAGCGAACAGGAAAAGTCGGCTAAAATACTTGCAGAAGAGCTTAAGAGTAATGTGGAGTTTTATCATGATATAGCTAAAGTTTCTGTTGTTTACAAGTCAACCGTTGATTCAAGAATGTTAAATAAAGAGATTACCGAACTGTTTTTAGAAAATAATATACCTGTTGTCATTCATCAAAGCCGAAATAATTGCAGCAAGTTTATAATAAATGATAAGGATGCAACAAAAGCAGTAGATATTATTTTCCATAGATATTTCTAA
- a CDS encoding aspartate-semialdehyde dehydrogenase, translating into MKKYSVGVVGAMGAVGTEMLKTLEQRDFPIEKIKPLDIAENRGKKVTYKGEEVEVEVAEKGAFKDLDIALFSAGEGASQNLAPVAVSEGCIVIDNSNAFRMDPKVPLVIPEVNPEDVTWHNGIIANPNCSTIQMLVALKPIHDKYTIKRIVVSTYQAVSGSGLPGIMELEEQVKAYLEHKEIKPKVYPHQIAFNALPHIDTFLDNAYTKEEMKMVNETHKMFHNNDIKISPTAVRVPVIRCHSESINVETQKPIDAEDVRELLNHAPGVKVLDDISSNTYPLAAELTGTDEVYVGRIRKDFSVENGINMWVVADNLRKGAALNAVQIAETLIKYSII; encoded by the coding sequence ATGAAAAAATATTCTGTGGGTGTTGTAGGCGCCATGGGAGCTGTTGGCACAGAGATGTTGAAAACCTTGGAGCAGAGAGATTTTCCCATCGAAAAAATTAAACCCCTTGATATTGCGGAAAACCGCGGCAAAAAAGTTACCTACAAAGGCGAAGAGGTAGAAGTTGAAGTAGCTGAAAAAGGGGCATTTAAGGATTTGGATATAGCTCTTTTTTCTGCAGGAGAAGGGGCAAGCCAAAATCTTGCTCCTGTAGCGGTTTCTGAAGGCTGTATAGTTATAGACAACAGCAATGCCTTTAGAATGGATCCTAAAGTTCCCCTTGTAATTCCGGAAGTCAATCCCGAAGATGTTACTTGGCATAACGGGATTATTGCCAATCCTAATTGCTCAACTATTCAGATGCTTGTTGCCTTAAAACCGATTCATGACAAATATACAATAAAAAGAATTGTTGTTTCAACTTATCAGGCTGTATCAGGCAGCGGATTGCCAGGGATAATGGAACTGGAAGAGCAAGTTAAAGCATACTTAGAACATAAAGAAATAAAGCCAAAGGTTTACCCTCATCAAATAGCTTTTAACGCCCTTCCCCATATTGATACTTTTTTAGACAATGCTTATACTAAAGAAGAAATGAAAATGGTAAATGAAACACACAAAATGTTTCACAACAACGATATTAAAATAAGCCCGACGGCGGTTAGAGTTCCGGTGATACGCTGCCATTCGGAATCCATAAATGTGGAAACACAAAAGCCTATTGATGCAGAAGATGTAAGAGAACTTTTAAATCATGCACCCGGTGTTAAGGTATTAGACGACATTTCCTCTAATACCTACCCTTTAGCTGCGGAACTTACAGGCACGGATGAAGTTTATGTCGGCAGGATACGTAAAGATTTTTCCGTAGAAAATGGAATTAACATGTGGGTTGTGGCAGATAATTTAAGAAAAGGAGCGGCGCTAAATGCTGTTCAGATTGCAGAGACCTTAATTAAATATAGCATAATTTAA
- a CDS encoding gamma carbonic anhydrase family protein: MIGKFKDFAPKISKTCFIAPSADVIGDVSIGEKSSVWHGAVLRGDVNKIEIGSFANIQDRCIVHVAEKYPTIIGNNVTIGHGAIVHGCTIKDGAFIGMGAIVLDGAVIGEGALIGAGALVTEGKEIPANSLAMGVPAKVVRRLTEDYTKMIKDRAVEYAELAQEYMK; encoded by the coding sequence ATGATTGGGAAATTTAAAGATTTTGCTCCCAAAATAAGCAAAACTTGTTTTATTGCTCCCAGCGCTGATGTAATAGGCGATGTTTCTATCGGAGAAAAGTCCAGCGTTTGGCATGGGGCAGTCCTAAGAGGCGATGTGAACAAAATCGAAATAGGATCCTTTGCTAATATACAGGACAGATGCATAGTTCATGTGGCTGAAAAATACCCAACGATAATAGGAAATAACGTTACAATAGGACATGGCGCAATCGTCCATGGATGCACTATAAAAGATGGCGCATTTATAGGCATGGGTGCTATTGTTCTTGATGGAGCCGTTATAGGAGAAGGGGCACTAATCGGAGCAGGAGCATTAGTAACCGAAGGAAAAGAAATACCTGCTAATTCTTTAGCTATGGGAGTGCCCGCAAAAGTAGTGCGGCGCTTGACTGAAGATTATACCAAAATGATCAAAGACCGGGCGGTAGAATATGCTGAACTTGCCCAAGAATATATGAAATAA
- a CDS encoding stalk domain-containing protein, with protein sequence MLHKFKNHWKDRLIPLLVAILIFTSFLTPAFGQEILLYQESQGFPVTGGVTYEEQTIFTSQGWQKIHILRADLTSDNVDIDTIIGSNGLSQRAPLNKMVQDNGAIAGINGDFFIMATPSAPIGPQISNGKLISTPLNLQGMSSIAMTYDKIPQILTMTFSGKLIAPDRSYYFVDGVNKIRDSYNHIFVYTPEFGQSTPKLGNGAPNLTFLTVKDNTIINISEGQTTEIPKDGLVLMAWGEGAAFMKGHFQIGDPVELELSIAPDISNLKMALGGGAVLVDNGAIPQTFAHNIAGTHPRTAIGFTADKKTMIMVVVDGRQAQSRGMTQQELAQLMLNLGAYNALNLDGGGSSTMVARPFCQTQTQVLNSVSEGVQRLITNAVAIFAREPVGQIYGLNIVSSSFNIAKSGHMTFQAQAYDKNYNLVDFDSSKVVWSVSNDIGYFEGNVFVAEKSGTGKVTASFGDIQASSDIRVLKDGVTLAIEPSKVQLNPGAKTTFRVSVIDAEGFKALLDPSDIKWKIVGDIGSMSGLEFTAGQTPASGAVIGEFSGLTAGALVQVGYYSQVVDNFETLNGKNFTSYPADVKGAFSIVSAPEPVYSGQASGRLDYDFTAGNATRAAYLSFGNSGKALPLNTSKISLWVYGDNQGEWLRVSVNDASGKETILDLARSVDWDGWKQIEVTLPSGKQPFTLKTIYVVETDPEASIKGAVYFDDLTALIAGNYNESLLPQPTVWTDTANQKGSGFTFGAVGAKPLVNPDQESYTRTMSAAAKIINNSNASLTLVVGQPWADNGSLSSQLKDFRNYKMTGKGYAVSSEKGANFMLLDATKGSLRLTDYNQWINLQKDLASLDKSKALFVVLDRMPENFSDTLEGDLLKKILISHAKSSGSSVWVIGGAGAAPFSSRAEDGVHFVSIPSINSPEPATVVFNVSDQAVNYQVIPIVDQIVSETVTVKAGTATNLKIYGVSPAGSKMLLGYPYTCDWKVSYSKPVGFDTKTLAFKAVDPGTATIEVKVGNISKSFPIIITDISVVVNGKEVVFPDELPYVNQDNRTMVPVRFVSESLGAQVEWDNDNRMVIICKDDKTIKLKIGESKADVNGKTVTFDTSAIIQNSRTMVPVRFISEALGAKVSWNQTIKTVEIQY encoded by the coding sequence ATGTTACATAAGTTTAAAAATCATTGGAAAGATCGTCTTATTCCACTACTTGTTGCTATCCTCATTTTTACATCTTTTTTAACGCCGGCATTCGGCCAGGAGATCCTTTTATATCAGGAAAGCCAAGGCTTCCCGGTAACAGGAGGCGTAACTTATGAAGAGCAGACTATTTTTACTTCACAGGGCTGGCAAAAAATTCATATTTTAAGAGCAGATCTTACATCTGATAATGTTGATATCGACACAATCATAGGAAGTAACGGCCTTTCGCAGCGAGCGCCACTAAATAAGATGGTACAGGATAACGGCGCCATAGCCGGAATCAACGGAGACTTTTTTATTATGGCCACGCCTTCCGCACCTATAGGGCCTCAAATCAGTAACGGAAAATTAATTTCCACACCGTTAAATTTGCAGGGAATGTCATCAATTGCCATGACTTATGACAAAATTCCCCAGATACTAACGATGACTTTTTCCGGTAAGCTTATAGCGCCTGATCGTAGCTACTACTTTGTGGATGGCGTGAACAAAATACGAGATAGCTACAATCACATTTTTGTATACACTCCCGAGTTTGGACAATCAACGCCTAAACTGGGAAACGGCGCCCCTAATTTAACTTTTTTAACAGTGAAAGACAATACAATCATAAATATCTCAGAGGGTCAAACTACTGAAATTCCAAAAGACGGGCTTGTGCTTATGGCATGGGGCGAGGGTGCAGCTTTTATGAAGGGTCATTTCCAAATAGGCGACCCGGTAGAACTCGAGCTTTCGATTGCGCCGGATATTTCAAATTTAAAAATGGCTTTGGGCGGGGGAGCTGTTTTAGTAGACAATGGCGCTATCCCGCAGACTTTTGCCCATAATATAGCAGGAACCCATCCTCGAACGGCAATAGGTTTTACTGCAGATAAAAAGACAATGATAATGGTTGTAGTAGATGGCCGTCAGGCACAAAGCCGAGGAATGACTCAGCAGGAATTAGCACAACTTATGCTCAATCTTGGAGCCTACAACGCATTAAACCTTGATGGCGGCGGATCATCGACTATGGTGGCAAGGCCTTTTTGCCAAACTCAAACGCAGGTGCTAAACAGTGTGTCTGAAGGCGTTCAAAGACTTATCACAAATGCCGTGGCTATTTTTGCAAGAGAACCTGTAGGTCAAATTTATGGGCTCAACATTGTATCTTCATCTTTTAACATTGCAAAAAGCGGGCATATGACATTTCAAGCTCAAGCATATGATAAAAACTACAATTTGGTAGATTTTGATTCAAGTAAAGTAGTATGGAGTGTGTCAAATGATATCGGCTACTTTGAAGGTAATGTATTTGTCGCAGAAAAAAGTGGAACAGGAAAAGTAACCGCAAGCTTTGGCGATATTCAGGCGTCTTCTGATATAAGGGTTTTAAAAGACGGTGTAACGCTTGCTATAGAGCCTTCAAAGGTTCAGTTAAATCCAGGTGCAAAAACCACATTTCGGGTATCTGTAATTGATGCAGAAGGTTTTAAGGCTTTACTTGACCCATCGGACATAAAATGGAAAATTGTCGGTGATATCGGTTCAATGAGCGGTTTAGAATTTACCGCAGGTCAGACTCCGGCAAGTGGTGCTGTAATAGGAGAATTTTCAGGGCTTACTGCAGGAGCTCTTGTTCAAGTAGGATATTACAGTCAAGTAGTAGATAATTTTGAAACCTTAAATGGCAAAAATTTTACATCGTATCCCGCTGATGTAAAAGGAGCATTTAGTATCGTTTCGGCACCGGAACCAGTATATTCAGGACAGGCATCCGGCAGGCTCGATTATGATTTTACAGCAGGAAATGCTACAAGAGCCGCATACCTTTCCTTTGGAAATAGCGGCAAGGCACTGCCTTTAAATACAAGTAAAATTTCTCTTTGGGTATATGGCGATAATCAAGGTGAATGGCTGAGGGTCTCTGTAAATGATGCTTCCGGTAAAGAAACTATTTTAGACCTTGCGCGAAGCGTAGACTGGGATGGTTGGAAACAAATCGAGGTAACCTTGCCGTCTGGCAAACAGCCTTTTACACTCAAAACAATTTATGTTGTAGAAACAGATCCCGAAGCAAGCATTAAAGGAGCCGTTTATTTCGATGACCTTACGGCTTTGATTGCGGGAAATTACAACGAATCTTTGCTGCCTCAACCTACTGTTTGGACTGATACGGCAAATCAAAAAGGAAGTGGATTTACATTTGGCGCAGTAGGAGCAAAGCCTTTGGTGAATCCCGACCAGGAAAGCTATACAAGGACAATGTCTGCTGCCGCTAAAATAATAAATAACTCAAATGCGTCACTTACTCTTGTAGTAGGGCAACCTTGGGCTGACAACGGCTCATTAAGCAGCCAATTAAAGGATTTTAGGAACTATAAGATGACTGGCAAGGGTTATGCTGTTTCATCCGAAAAAGGTGCAAATTTCATGCTTTTAGACGCTACAAAAGGCAGTCTTCGATTAACAGACTACAACCAATGGATAAATTTGCAAAAAGATTTGGCTTCTCTGGATAAATCAAAGGCCCTTTTTGTGGTATTGGATAGAATGCCTGAGAATTTTTCAGACACATTGGAGGGCGACTTGCTTAAAAAGATCTTGATTTCCCATGCAAAATCATCTGGTTCCAGCGTATGGGTTATAGGCGGGGCCGGAGCAGCACCTTTTAGCAGTAGAGCAGAAGATGGCGTGCATTTTGTCTCCATCCCCTCTATAAATTCGCCAGAACCTGCAACTGTAGTTTTTAATGTTTCTGATCAAGCTGTAAATTACCAGGTAATTCCAATTGTTGATCAAATCGTATCTGAAACAGTTACTGTAAAAGCAGGTACAGCAACTAACCTTAAAATCTATGGAGTAAGCCCTGCAGGCAGCAAAATGCTTCTTGGCTACCCATACACATGCGATTGGAAAGTATCTTATTCAAAACCGGTAGGTTTTGATACAAAAACATTGGCTTTTAAAGCAGTAGATCCCGGAACGGCAACAATTGAGGTGAAAGTCGGAAATATATCTAAGAGCTTCCCGATTATAATTACTGACATATCGGTTGTCGTAAATGGAAAAGAAGTAGTTTTTCCCGATGAGCTTCCTTATGTAAATCAAGACAACAGAACCATGGTGCCTGTAAGATTTGTATCTGAGAGCCTTGGAGCTCAGGTCGAATGGGATAATGACAATAGAATGGTTATAATCTGCAAAGACGATAAGACTATAAAGCTTAAAATCGGTGAAAGCAAAGCAGATGTTAATGGTAAAACTGTAACCTTTGATACTTCTGCCATTATACAAAATAGCAGGACAATGGTTCCGGTAAGATTTATAAGTGAGGCTTTGGGGGCAAAAGTAAGCTGGAATCAAACAATAAAAACAGTAGAAATTCAATATTAA
- the nifJ gene encoding pyruvate:ferredoxin (flavodoxin) oxidoreductase has translation MAKVMKSMDGNNAAAHVAYAFTEVAAIYPITPSSPMAEYVDDWAAHGRKNIFGQEVKVIEMQSEAGAAGTVHGSLTAGALTTTFTASQGLLLMIPNMYKIAGELLPGVFHVTARAVAGHALSIFGDHSDVMACRQTGFAMLASGSVQETMDLAGVAHLAAIKGSVPFVHFFDGFRTSHEIQKIEVLDYEDLAKLVDYDAVKKFKKRALNPENPVARGTAQNPDIFFQAKEAANPYYLAIPQVVEEYMNEINKLTGRNYGLFNYYGHPEAERVIVAMGSVCETIEETIDYLMSQGEKVGVLKVHLFRPFSIEHFLSQMPKTVKKIAVLDRTKEPGALGEPLYQDVCTAYIADGNRPTIVGGRYGLGSKDTTPTQIKAVYDNLKADEPKNHFTIGIVDDVTNTSLPLGEYIDTVPEGTTCCKFWGLGSDGTVGANKSAIKIIGDNTDMYAQAYFSYDSKKSGGVTISHLRFGHKPIRSTYLIDKADFVACHNPAYVGKYDILSGLKDGGTFLLNCQWSKEELDKKLPASVKNYLAKHNINFYIINAVDIAQEIGLGGRINMIMQAAFFKLTNIIPIEEAVKHLKEAIVKSYGHKGEKIVNMNYLAVDKGIEALVKVEVPASWADAVDEESKVEADVPDFIKNVADVMNRQEGDKLPVSAFVGREDGTFPVGTTKYEKRGIAVNVPEWQPESCIQCNQCAFVCPHAVIRPFLLNEEEVKNAPEGFVSKKAIGKGLEGLNFRVQISPLDCTGCGVCANTCPSKEKSLIMKPLESQTHQIPYWDYAMSLSEKENPLKIETVKGSQFEQPLLEFSGACAGCGETPYARLVTQLFGDRMMIANATGCSSIWGGSAPSIPYCANREGYGPSWANSLFEDNAEFGLGMYLAVKQTREKLALLMKEAMEFDIPSELKDAFKLWLDNMNDARATKQAALTIIPILEKYKTNDEKINKVLAEILDKKEYLVKKSQWIFGGDGWAYDIGFGGLDHVLASGEDVNVLVFDTEVYSNTGGQSSKSTPTAAVAQFAAAGKNIKKKDLGRIAMTYGYVYVAQVAMGANQSQLIKALIEAESYPGPSLIIAYAPCINHGIKAGMGASQLREKQAVEAGYWHLYRYNPLLKEQGKNPFILDSKEPTANFREFLMGEVRYTSLLTAFPERAEKLFEKAEQDARERYEIYRKLAEG, from the coding sequence ATGGCAAAAGTTATGAAATCCATGGATGGCAATAATGCCGCTGCTCATGTTGCATATGCCTTTACTGAAGTAGCTGCAATTTATCCAATCACGCCGTCTTCACCTATGGCGGAATATGTGGATGACTGGGCGGCCCATGGAAGAAAAAACATTTTTGGTCAGGAAGTCAAGGTAATAGAGATGCAATCTGAGGCAGGTGCCGCAGGAACAGTTCATGGCTCTCTCACCGCAGGCGCGCTTACCACAACATTTACAGCATCTCAGGGTTTACTACTGATGATCCCTAACATGTACAAAATCGCCGGCGAGCTGTTACCGGGTGTATTTCATGTAACAGCTAGAGCTGTGGCAGGTCATGCCTTATCTATTTTTGGAGATCATTCAGATGTTATGGCTTGTAGGCAAACCGGATTTGCGATGCTGGCATCAGGCAGTGTTCAGGAAACAATGGATTTAGCAGGCGTAGCGCATCTTGCAGCCATCAAAGGAAGCGTACCATTTGTTCATTTCTTTGACGGGTTTAGGACATCCCACGAGATTCAAAAAATTGAAGTTCTGGATTATGAAGATCTTGCAAAATTAGTAGATTATGATGCAGTGAAAAAGTTTAAGAAAAGAGCATTAAATCCAGAAAACCCTGTAGCCAGGGGCACTGCTCAAAATCCTGATATATTCTTCCAAGCAAAGGAAGCTGCAAATCCATATTATTTGGCTATTCCACAAGTAGTAGAAGAATACATGAATGAAATTAATAAACTTACAGGCCGCAACTATGGTTTGTTTAACTACTATGGGCATCCCGAAGCTGAAAGAGTAATAGTTGCAATGGGTTCTGTATGTGAAACTATTGAGGAAACCATAGACTACCTCATGTCACAAGGCGAGAAAGTAGGAGTTTTAAAGGTTCATTTATTTAGACCTTTTTCTATAGAGCATTTCCTGTCTCAAATGCCTAAAACGGTTAAGAAGATAGCTGTTCTAGACAGAACAAAGGAGCCTGGAGCCCTAGGCGAGCCCTTATATCAGGATGTGTGTACAGCTTATATAGCTGATGGTAACCGACCCACAATTGTAGGAGGCCGCTACGGTTTAGGTTCAAAGGATACAACGCCCACACAGATTAAAGCTGTTTACGACAATCTAAAAGCTGATGAACCGAAAAACCACTTTACTATTGGTATAGTAGATGATGTGACAAATACATCTCTTCCTTTAGGAGAATATATTGACACAGTCCCGGAAGGGACTACCTGTTGCAAATTCTGGGGTTTAGGTTCAGATGGAACTGTAGGAGCAAATAAGAGCGCTATTAAAATTATTGGCGACAACACCGATATGTATGCTCAGGCTTATTTTTCCTATGACTCCAAAAAATCCGGCGGAGTAACAATTTCACACTTGCGTTTTGGCCATAAGCCTATCCGTTCAACATATTTGATTGACAAAGCTGATTTTGTTGCATGTCATAATCCTGCTTATGTAGGCAAATATGATATTCTTTCAGGCTTAAAAGACGGCGGCACTTTTCTATTAAACTGCCAGTGGTCTAAAGAAGAACTTGATAAAAAACTTCCTGCATCTGTAAAAAATTATCTTGCAAAACATAACATTAACTTCTATATAATCAATGCTGTGGATATCGCTCAGGAAATAGGCCTTGGCGGAAGAATAAATATGATAATGCAGGCGGCATTTTTCAAACTTACAAACATTATCCCAATCGAAGAAGCTGTGAAGCACCTCAAAGAGGCCATAGTAAAATCATACGGTCATAAGGGCGAAAAAATAGTAAATATGAACTACCTGGCTGTTGACAAAGGTATTGAAGCACTTGTAAAAGTTGAAGTACCTGCTTCTTGGGCTGATGCAGTTGACGAAGAGTCAAAGGTAGAGGCCGATGTTCCGGACTTTATCAAAAACGTAGCTGATGTTATGAATCGCCAGGAAGGCGACAAGCTTCCGGTAAGTGCTTTTGTCGGACGCGAGGATGGCACTTTTCCAGTAGGCACTACAAAATACGAAAAACGCGGCATAGCAGTAAATGTTCCTGAATGGCAGCCTGAATCATGTATTCAGTGTAATCAATGCGCATTTGTATGCCCTCATGCTGTAATAAGACCTTTCTTATTAAATGAAGAAGAAGTAAAAAATGCACCTGAGGGATTTGTATCTAAGAAGGCAATAGGCAAAGGATTGGAAGGTCTGAACTTTAGAGTTCAGATAAGCCCGTTAGACTGCACCGGATGCGGCGTATGTGCGAATACATGTCCATCAAAAGAAAAATCCCTAATTATGAAGCCTTTAGAGAGCCAGACACATCAAATACCTTATTGGGATTATGCAATGAGTCTTTCTGAAAAAGAAAATCCTTTAAAAATAGAGACAGTAAAAGGCAGTCAGTTTGAACAGCCACTTCTCGAGTTTTCAGGCGCATGCGCAGGCTGCGGCGAAACTCCTTATGCGCGCTTAGTAACTCAGCTATTTGGCGACAGGATGATGATTGCAAATGCTACCGGATGCTCATCTATTTGGGGCGGCAGCGCACCATCTATCCCATATTGTGCAAATAGAGAAGGGTATGGTCCTTCATGGGCAAATTCTTTGTTTGAGGATAATGCGGAATTTGGCCTTGGCATGTATCTTGCAGTGAAGCAAACACGTGAGAAGCTCGCTCTGCTGATGAAAGAAGCAATGGAGTTTGATATACCATCAGAACTAAAAGATGCTTTCAAGTTGTGGCTTGATAACATGAATGACGCCCGCGCAACTAAACAAGCAGCGCTTACGATCATTCCGATACTTGAAAAGTATAAGACAAATGACGAAAAAATCAACAAAGTTCTGGCCGAGATTTTAGATAAAAAAGAATATCTAGTGAAAAAATCACAGTGGATATTTGGTGGAGACGGCTGGGCATATGATATTGGTTTTGGAGGTCTTGACCATGTATTGGCCTCAGGCGAAGACGTAAATGTTCTGGTATTCGATACAGAGGTTTATTCCAACACAGGCGGCCAATCCTCAAAATCCACTCCTACTGCAGCGGTAGCTCAATTTGCAGCAGCAGGCAAAAATATCAAGAAGAAAGACTTGGGACGCATAGCCATGACTTACGGATATGTGTATGTTGCTCAGGTGGCTATGGGCGCCAATCAAAGTCAATTAATAAAGGCATTAATTGAGGCAGAAAGTTATCCGGGGCCATCTTTGATTATCGCATATGCACCATGCATAAATCATGGCATAAAAGCCGGAATGGGAGCCAGCCAGCTTCGTGAAAAGCAAGCTGTAGAAGCAGGTTACTGGCACTTATACAGATACAATCCGCTACTTAAGGAGCAGGGTAAAAATCCATTTATCTTAGACTCAAAAGAGCCTACGGCAAACTTTAGAGAATTTTTAATGGGTGAAGTTCGCTACACATCTTTGCTTACTGCTTTTCCGGAAAGAGCAGAAAAACTCTTTGAAAAAGCAGAACAAGATGCAAGAGAGCGTTATGAAATCTATAGGAAGCTTGCAGAGGGTTAA